From a single Adhaeribacter swui genomic region:
- a CDS encoding phosphoadenylyl-sulfate reductase, whose product MTEFEQLTEDIRQDLDAYKTRGLKIFASSSLQTNSMPLLHIISQVAPETPIYFLNTGYHFPETLEFRQQVKDLLGLNITDLFSAVPKYQQRDASGRLLFTSDPDYCCYLNKIQPLEPILASHDVWISGVRGDQSKVRAQMKREEKAPNGVLRYHPMLGWTSKMVYDYIRLHKLPKHPLEGEGYVSIGCEPCTRKIDVDALLDDRNGRWFGMNKTECGLHTQLIAK is encoded by the coding sequence ATGACCGAGTTTGAACAATTAACCGAAGACATCCGCCAGGATTTAGATGCGTACAAAACGCGCGGTTTAAAAATATTTGCGTCGTCGTCGTTACAGACGAATAGCATGCCTTTGCTGCACATTATCAGCCAGGTAGCACCCGAAACCCCTATTTACTTTTTAAATACGGGCTACCATTTTCCGGAAACCCTGGAGTTCCGGCAGCAGGTAAAAGATTTACTGGGCTTAAACATTACCGATTTGTTTTCGGCGGTGCCCAAGTACCAGCAACGCGACGCTTCTGGTCGCTTGCTCTTTACCTCTGATCCGGATTATTGCTGCTATTTAAACAAAATTCAGCCTTTAGAGCCCATATTGGCCAGCCACGATGTTTGGATCAGCGGCGTACGAGGCGACCAAAGCAAGGTGCGCGCCCAGATGAAGCGCGAAGAAAAAGCCCCGAATGGGGTATTGCGTTACCACCCGATGCTGGGCTGGACCAGCAAAATGGTGTACGATTACATCCGGTTACATAAATTACCCAAGCATCCGCTCGAAGGGGAAGGATACGTGAGTATTGGTTGCGAGCCTTGCACCCGCAAAATAGACGTAGATGCTTTACTAGACGACCGCAACGGTCGCTGGTTTGGCATGAACAAAACCGAATGCGGTTTACATACCCAATTAATCGCCAAATAA
- the moeB gene encoding molybdopterin-synthase adenylyltransferase MoeB — protein MVTFNKEELERYSRHLIIPEFNIEGQRRLKAAKVLVVGTGGLGSPLLLYLTAAGVGTIGILDFDVVDDSNLQRQVLFSVSDVGRPKVEAARDRLAALNPYVNFIVHNERLTSENALDIIKDYDLVADGTDNFPTRYLVNDACVILNKPNVYGSIFRFEGQVSVFNYTDAEGNKGPNYRDLFPTPPPPGLVPSCAEGGVLGVLPGIIGSLQANEVIKVLTGVGEPLSGRLFLFDAAVFETRVLKVHKDPDNQPVTELIDYEFFCGIGGDDEDEKDKVKEISVSDLHAWQENHTDFQLIDVREPYEYEIANLHGELIPLAEVEAAIDKIASDKNVVVHCRSGVRSAKAIAALEKKYGFKNLYNLKGGILAWANEIDPTMAKY, from the coding sequence ATGGTAACTTTTAATAAAGAAGAATTAGAGCGGTACAGCCGCCATTTAATTATACCCGAATTTAACATTGAAGGCCAGCGCCGCTTAAAAGCCGCCAAAGTTTTGGTAGTTGGTACCGGTGGTTTAGGCAGCCCCTTGTTGTTGTATTTAACCGCCGCCGGCGTAGGTACCATTGGTATCCTGGACTTTGATGTGGTAGACGACAGCAACCTGCAGCGCCAGGTTTTATTTAGCGTTTCTGATGTGGGCCGGCCAAAAGTAGAAGCCGCCCGGGACCGTTTAGCTGCCTTAAACCCGTACGTAAACTTTATCGTGCACAACGAGCGCCTAACTTCCGAAAATGCGCTGGATATTATAAAAGACTACGACTTAGTAGCCGATGGTACCGATAATTTTCCGACCCGTTATTTAGTAAACGATGCTTGTGTTATCTTAAATAAACCCAATGTTTACGGTTCTATTTTCCGTTTCGAAGGGCAGGTTTCGGTATTTAACTACACCGATGCCGAAGGAAACAAAGGGCCTAATTACCGCGATTTATTCCCAACGCCACCACCGCCCGGTTTAGTGCCCAGCTGCGCTGAAGGCGGCGTATTGGGCGTACTACCCGGTATTATTGGTTCTTTGCAAGCTAACGAAGTGATCAAAGTATTAACTGGCGTAGGCGAGCCATTATCCGGTCGGTTGTTTTTGTTTGATGCCGCGGTGTTCGAAACCCGGGTATTAAAAGTGCACAAAGATCCGGATAACCAACCAGTAACCGAACTAATCGACTACGAATTCTTCTGCGGTATTGGTGGCGATGATGAAGACGAAAAAGATAAAGTAAAAGAAATTTCGGTAAGCGACTTACACGCGTGGCAGGAAAACCACACCGACTTCCAATTAATTGATGTGCGCGAGCCTTACGAATACGAAATTGCTAACTTGCACGGCGAATTAATTCCATTGGCTGAAGTAGAAGCCGCCATTGATAAAATTGCTTCCGATAAAAACGTGGTAGTACACTGCCGTTCCGGTGTTCGGAGCGCTAAAGCTATTGCGGCCCTAGAGAAAAAATACGGTTTTAAAAACCTGTATAACTTAAAAGGCGGCATCCTGGCCTGGGCCAACGAAATTGACCCTACTATGGCGAAATATTAG
- a CDS encoding MoaD/ThiS family protein, with protein sequence MAKIIIPTPLRKFTGNQATIETNGSNVLESLQSLAETHPEIKKHIFDDAGQVRKFVRLYLGDEDIKALQNEQTAVQDNSVISIIPAIAGGIN encoded by the coding sequence ATGGCAAAAATAATAATTCCTACGCCCCTCCGAAAATTTACCGGTAACCAGGCCACCATCGAAACCAATGGCTCCAACGTGCTGGAAAGTCTACAAAGTTTAGCGGAAACCCATCCGGAAATTAAAAAACATATTTTCGATGATGCCGGACAAGTGCGTAAGTTTGTGCGCTTATACCTCGGCGACGAAGACATTAAAGCTTTGCAAAACGAGCAAACTGCCGTGCAGGACAATTCGGTAATCAGTATTATTCCGGCCATTGCCGGTGGTATTAACTAG